The sequence CTGAGCTTTTTTGCTGGCTATATCGTTTACAAAACCACATCCCTTGATTGGTTGCCCTCTGGCGTAACGGGACTGGAAATTAACAATCCAGCTATAAATACGATAGTGCTGGTATCCAGCAGTTTTACGATTTACATCGCCGAGCGCTTCCTCCATGCCAAAAAACTCTGGGGTTTCCGCGCCTTCTGGTTGCTGACGATGGCAATGGGCAGTTACTTTTTGTACGGTCAGGCAGTGGAATGGCGCAGCCTTCCCTTTGGCTTCACCGATGGCGTATTTGGCAGCACTTTTTACTTGCTGACCGGATTTCACGGCTTGCACGTACTGACGGGCGTGCTGTTGCAGTCGATTATGTTGTGGCGATCGCTGATTCCCGGCAACTATGACAAGGGAGAGTTTGGCGTTGCTGCCACATCGCTGTTCTGGCATTTCGTCGATGTCATCTGGATTATTTTGTTTGTTCTCATCTATGTGTGGCAGTGAGGGAAATTCCAATGATTATTGATGACCGAAATTACGACGTAATTATTATCGGTACGGGTGCGGGAGGGGGTACGCTAGCAGCCAAACTCGCACCGACGGGCAAGCAGATTCTCATCCTGGAACGGGGCGGCTTCATGCCGTTAGAGGAGCAAAATCGAAGTAACGTCGATATCTTCAAACGAGAGCGCTACCACGCACCCGAACAGTGGTACGACAATGTTGGCGAACCGTTTTCGCCGCAAACTAACTATGCTGTTGGCGGTAACACCAAGATCTACGGTGCGACGTTGATGCGGATGCGAGAGAAAGACTTCAATGAGGTCTCGCATCAAAATGGCATTTCTCCGGCATGGGAACTGAAATATCAGGACTTTGAACCCTATTATACAGAAGCTGAAAAGCTCTATCAGGTACACGGCAGTACTGCTGTCGATCCGACAGAACCACACCACAGTGAAGACTATCCTTTCCCAGCCGTCGAGAGCGAACCTCTTCTCCAACCCGTTGCCGATGCGATCGCTACTCAGGGACTGCATCCCGCCCCTCTACCGTTGGGTTTGACCCGCCAGGCAGATGACCCCACCAGCGATTCCGAAGTGTTTGGCATCGTTCCCGCGATCGCGTTTCCTAACGTTACCTTAAAAACCTCTGCTAAAGCGATCTGCCTGCATACGAATCCGTCGGGACAAACTGTCAAAGCCGTAGAAGTAGAAATTGGCGGACAATCCCATTTGTTTTTTGGCGATATCGTCGTACTTGCCTGCGGCGCGGTGAATTCAGCCGCATTGTTACTCCGTTCTAGCAACGACAAGCATCCTAACGGACTGGCGAACAGTTCCGATCTGGTGGGACGCAACCTGATGAAACACCTGATGACGGCGATCGTGCAACTGACATCAAAGCCAAACTCTGGCAAGTTTCTCAGATCGATCTCTGTCAACGACTTCTATTGGGGAGATGAGAATTTCCACTATCCCTTGGGACACATTCAAAACACGGGCGGATTGCTGCAAGATATTATTTTTGCTGAATCGCCACCCGTTCTGTCCGTATTAGCGAAGATCGTACCTGGGTTGGGTCTGCAACAGTTGGCTACTCGTTCGATTGGCTGGTGGGCGCAGACAGAAGTCTTACCCGATCCCAACAACCGCGTTCGCGTACAAGACAACAAGATTTACCTGGACTATAACCCAAACAACTTAGAAGCGCACGATCGCCTGGTTTACCGCTGGATCGAAGTACTGAAAAATATAGAGAAAAGTAGCGATCGCTCTATCTTTCAGGGCAGCGGCATCCACCCCCGTGGCGAAGCTCCCATCCAGGTAGTCGCCCATCAATGCGGTACCTGTCGATTTGGGTCAGATCCCCAAACCTCGGTATTAAATCTCGACTGTCGCACCCACGATGTCGATAATCTCTATGTGGTAGACAGCAGTTTCTTTCCATCCAGTTCTGCTGTGAGTCCAGCGCTGATGATTATCGCGAATGCTCTAAGGGTGGGAGATCGCCTGATCGAGCGATTGCAATAGAAAAGATTTGGATAAAGTTTGAAAGATTATGTCAAATCCCTCCGTCAGATGGAAGGCTATAATTTTGCTAAACAAGAGTTATTACCTCCACTACGGGGCTAAACTGCAAGAAAAGGAGAAAGAAAACATTAGCAATAGACTGCAAATTAATGCGCTTATTTTAAAAGCAGGCTCTACAAATACCATCCAATTTTTCCAAACTGCTTATGGTGTTACAGGTAGTACGACTAATCAAATTATTAATCCGCCTCGACCTGATATTATTTAGAGCAGCTACAATAAGGCTAAGGAGTGAGGAGTAACATAGGGTGCTTTCAGAAGCACAGTTAAGAAAATGCTTTTTGGTTTGTCAAAGCTTGTCAAGTATGTATTTGCCCATTTACCTGGTTCGATTTGATTCGCGCTATAGCGCTATCTATATTCTTGCAGGCGAAGAAACAGAAGTATTGATTGGCAGTAATGGCGAACTAGTGGAGATTTAGAATGACAATCCAGCCTGACTATAAACAAATGAATCGTGCTGAATTACGAGAGTATATGTTAGCGCATCGCGATGACGAGCAAGCCTTTCATGCCTACATGGACAAAGTTCAGCAAGAATCTATCAAAACTCCCATTAGTGATGAAGTACTGGCCGACCCGCAAAAATTTTCCACTTTCCTCGAACAACGGAAACAACGCAAACAGCAAAATGCCAAACAACAAGGCATGACAAGTCTGGCAACGAAATTTCAAGCGCTTGTGACTCAATTAGACCAAGGCCTAATTGATAGGTTACCAGAAGAGGAACAAACGCTACTCGTCAAGATACAACTGCAACACAAAGTTGAAAAAGATCCAACTTTTAAGTGGCAATTGTTGAGTGCTATCAAATCCAGAGATATTGAGAAAGTAAAAGTTCTCACCAACGACCTGGTTGTCAGCATTCCTCTCGAAACTCTCAAAGGCTGGCTAGAGGCAGACCCCAAAGAATAATTCTGACGATTATCGCTAATGTGTTTACGGGTAAGCGATCGCTCTCCAATAGCCTAAGGCAATTAATCCCAATTGCAAAAGGGAGATCCTAAAAGC comes from Pseudanabaena sp. PCC 6802 and encodes:
- a CDS encoding heme-copper oxidase subunit III; translation: MNPAEVDIVQTATSSVHGTHGHEEADNRMFGFIVFLLSESVIFLSFFAGYIVYKTTSLDWLPSGVTGLEINNPAINTIVLVSSSFTIYIAERFLHAKKLWGFRAFWLLTMAMGSYFLYGQAVEWRSLPFGFTDGVFGSTFYLLTGFHGLHVLTGVLLQSIMLWRSLIPGNYDKGEFGVAATSLFWHFVDVIWIILFVLIYVWQ
- a CDS encoding GMC oxidoreductase; translation: MIIDDRNYDVIIIGTGAGGGTLAAKLAPTGKQILILERGGFMPLEEQNRSNVDIFKRERYHAPEQWYDNVGEPFSPQTNYAVGGNTKIYGATLMRMREKDFNEVSHQNGISPAWELKYQDFEPYYTEAEKLYQVHGSTAVDPTEPHHSEDYPFPAVESEPLLQPVADAIATQGLHPAPLPLGLTRQADDPTSDSEVFGIVPAIAFPNVTLKTSAKAICLHTNPSGQTVKAVEVEIGGQSHLFFGDIVVLACGAVNSAALLLRSSNDKHPNGLANSSDLVGRNLMKHLMTAIVQLTSKPNSGKFLRSISVNDFYWGDENFHYPLGHIQNTGGLLQDIIFAESPPVLSVLAKIVPGLGLQQLATRSIGWWAQTEVLPDPNNRVRVQDNKIYLDYNPNNLEAHDRLVYRWIEVLKNIEKSSDRSIFQGSGIHPRGEAPIQVVAHQCGTCRFGSDPQTSVLNLDCRTHDVDNLYVVDSSFFPSSSAVSPALMIIANALRVGDRLIERLQ
- a CDS encoding DUF6888 family protein, which translates into the protein MLSEAQLRKCFLVCQSLSSMYLPIYLVRFDSRYSAIYILAGEETEVLIGSNGELVEI
- a CDS encoding DUF6887 family protein, whose translation is MTIQPDYKQMNRAELREYMLAHRDDEQAFHAYMDKVQQESIKTPISDEVLADPQKFSTFLEQRKQRKQQNAKQQGMTSLATKFQALVTQLDQGLIDRLPEEEQTLLVKIQLQHKVEKDPTFKWQLLSAIKSRDIEKVKVLTNDLVVSIPLETLKGWLEADPKE